From the Apus apus isolate bApuApu2 chromosome 4, bApuApu2.pri.cur, whole genome shotgun sequence genome, one window contains:
- the MAB21L2 gene encoding protein mab-21-like 2: protein MIAAQAKLVYQLNKYYTERCQARKAAIAKTIREVCKVVSDVLKEVEVQEPRFISSLSEIDARYEGLEVISPTEFEVVLYLNQMGVFNFVDDGSLPGCAVLKLSDGRKRSMSLWVEFITASGYLSARKIRSRFQTLVAQAVDKCSYRDVVKMIADTSEVKLRIRERYVVQITPAFKCTGIWPRSAAQWPMPHIPWPGPNRVAEVKAEGFNLLSKECYSLTGKQSSAESDAWVLQFGEAENRLLMGGCRNKCLSVLKTLRDRHLELPGQPLNNYHMKTLLLYECEKHPRETDWDEACLGDRLNGILLQLISCLQCRRCPHYFLPNLDLFQGKPHSALESAAKQTWRLAREILTNPKSLDKL from the coding sequence ATGATCGCCGCGCAGGCCAAGCTGGTCTACCAGCTCAACAAATACTACACGGAGCGCTGCCAGGCCCGCAAGGCGGCCATCGCCAAGACCATCCGGGAGGTGTGCAAGGTCGTCTCGGACGTGCTGAAGGAGGTGGAGGTGCAGGAGCCGCGCTTCATCAGCTCCTTAAGCGAGATCGACGCCCGCTACGAGGGGCTGGAGGTGATCTCGCCCACCGAGTTTGAGGTGGTACTCTACCTCAACCAGATGGGCGTCTTCAACTTCGTGGACGACGGCTCCCTGCCGGGCTGCGCCGTGCTCAAGCTGAGCGACGGCCGCAAGCGCAGCATGTCCCTCTGGGTGGAGTTCATCACCGCCTCGGGCTATCTGTCCGCCCGCAAGATCCGCTCCCGCTTCCAGACACTGGTGGCCCAGGCCGTGGACAAGTGCAGCTACCGGGACGTTGTGAAGATGATCGCGGACACCAGCGAGGTGAAGCTCCGCATCCGGGAGCGGTACGTGGTGCAGATCACGCCCGCCTTCAAGTGCACCGGGATCTGGCCGCGCAGCGCGGCACAGTGGCCCATGCCCCACATCCCCTGGCCCGGCCCCAACCGGGTGGCAGAGGTGAAGGCGGAGGGCTTCAACCTGCTGTCCAAGGAGTGCTACTCGCTGACGGGCAAGCAGAGCTCGGCCGAGAGCGATGCCTGGGTGCTGCAGTTCGGTGAGGCCGAGAATCGGCTGCTGATGGGCGGCTGCAGGAACAAGTGCCTCTCGGTGCTGAAGACGCTGCGCGACCGGCACCTGGAactgcctgggcagcccctcAACAACTACCACATGAAGACGCTGCTGCTGTACGAGTGCGAGAAGCACCCGCGGGAGACCGACTGGGACGAGGCGTGCCTGGGCGACCGGCTGAACGGCATCCTCCTGCAGCTCAtctcctgcctgcagtgccGGCGCTGCCCCCACTACTTCCTGCCCAACCTAGATCTCTTTCAGGGCAAACCCCACTCGGCCCTGGAAAGCGCTGCCAAACAGACCTGGAGGCTAGCCAGAGAAATCCTCACCAATCCCAAAAGCCTCGACAAGCTATAG